Proteins from a genomic interval of Rubinisphaera italica:
- the aroF gene encoding 3-deoxy-7-phosphoheptulonate synthase has protein sequence MIIVLKPNSTDEQIQHILEKIEEMGFAHDLSKGEKRTVIGVIGEEDLLREAPLRAIPGVEDVHAVLKPYKMASREYQEEDSIIDLGYGVKVGGGHLMMIAGPCAIEGKEILSEIAHAIKASGANVLRGGAFKPRTSPYSFQGMGEEGLKILQDVGHELQMPVVTEVMDPRQVELIDQYTDIFQIGARNMQNFNLLKEVGSTNRPVLLKRGMSATVVDLLMSAEYIMANGNKQVILCERGIRSFDSSTRNLLDLAVVPNVKGLTHLPIIVDPSHATGRPDLIPSMSLASIAAGADGVHIEVHCNPELAKSDGPQALLPHQFDEVMKKMRSMAELMGKTIGDPVATA, from the coding sequence ATGATCATCGTATTAAAACCAAACTCTACAGACGAACAGATTCAACACATCCTCGAAAAAATCGAGGAGATGGGCTTTGCTCACGATTTAAGTAAAGGCGAGAAGCGAACCGTCATCGGCGTGATCGGTGAAGAGGACCTGCTTCGCGAAGCACCATTGCGTGCTATTCCTGGTGTCGAGGATGTCCATGCGGTTCTCAAGCCTTATAAAATGGCGAGCCGGGAGTATCAGGAAGAGGATTCCATTATCGACCTCGGCTACGGCGTGAAAGTCGGCGGCGGTCATTTAATGATGATCGCCGGGCCTTGTGCGATTGAAGGAAAAGAAATCCTCTCAGAAATCGCCCACGCCATCAAAGCCAGCGGTGCAAACGTATTACGAGGTGGAGCATTCAAACCACGCACCAGCCCCTACAGTTTCCAGGGAATGGGAGAAGAAGGCCTGAAAATTCTCCAGGATGTTGGACACGAACTGCAGATGCCTGTCGTGACCGAAGTGATGGATCCTCGACAGGTCGAGCTGATCGATCAATACACCGATATCTTCCAGATCGGTGCCCGCAACATGCAAAACTTCAATCTGCTTAAGGAAGTCGGTTCGACCAACCGTCCGGTTTTACTCAAACGCGGAATGAGTGCGACGGTTGTCGATCTGCTCATGTCTGCCGAATACATTATGGCCAACGGCAACAAGCAGGTCATTCTGTGTGAGCGTGGAATTCGCAGTTTCGATTCCTCAACGCGGAATCTGCTCGATCTGGCTGTTGTGCCGAACGTAAAAGGACTGACACACCTGCCGATCATTGTCGATCCTTCACACGCGACAGGCCGACCGGACCTGATTCCTTCAATGTCTCTAGCATCCATTGCTGCAGGAGCTGATGGGGTGCATATTGAAGTGCATTGCAATCCAGAACTTGCCAAAAGTGATGGACCGCAGGCTTTGTTGCCGCATCAGTTCGATGAAGTAATGAAGAAAATGCGGAGTATGGCTGAACTGATGGGCAAAACCATCGGCGATCCCGTTGCCACTGCATAA
- the tpiA gene encoding triose-phosphate isomerase has translation MRRPMIAGNWKMNTDLASGTELAKGLASHVAGKDSSVDVLVCPPFPYLQAIKEAVGDSGISVGAQNCYFEESGAFTGEVSVDMLQDIGCDWVILGHSERRHVLGECDGTINKKTKAAIAKNLGVVLCVGELLEERESDKTGEVLDTQMKGGLADVSEADLSKIIIAYEPVWAIGTGKTASPEQADQAHAHLRNWLSSNYSQAAAEAMRILYGGSVKPSNAEELLGQPNVDGALVGGASLTVDNFGPIIDAGRSK, from the coding sequence ATGCGACGTCCGATGATTGCCGGTAACTGGAAAATGAACACTGATCTTGCCAGCGGAACCGAACTGGCCAAGGGTTTGGCGAGTCATGTCGCCGGCAAAGATTCATCCGTCGATGTGCTGGTCTGCCCTCCGTTTCCTTACCTGCAGGCTATCAAAGAAGCGGTCGGTGATTCCGGAATTTCTGTCGGTGCTCAGAACTGCTACTTTGAAGAATCGGGAGCATTCACCGGCGAAGTCTCTGTCGACATGCTGCAGGACATCGGTTGCGACTGGGTGATTCTCGGACACAGCGAACGCCGCCATGTCCTCGGCGAATGCGATGGGACGATCAATAAGAAAACCAAAGCAGCAATCGCTAAAAATCTGGGTGTTGTCCTGTGTGTCGGTGAACTTCTCGAAGAACGCGAGTCCGACAAAACGGGAGAAGTGCTCGATACTCAAATGAAGGGCGGACTGGCTGATGTTTCAGAAGCCGATCTCAGCAAGATCATCATTGCCTACGAACCGGTCTGGGCGATTGGCACTGGAAAAACGGCTTCTCCGGAACAGGCTGATCAAGCCCACGCTCATTTGCGTAATTGGTTGAGTAGCAATTACAGCCAAGCCGCAGCTGAGGCGATGCGAATCCTGTATGGAGGAAGTGTCAAACCGAGCAATGCTGAGGAACTGCTCGGCCAGCCGAATGTCGATGGCGCTCTGGTTGGTGGAGCCAGCCTGACTGTCGATAACTTTGGACCAATTATCGATGCTGGTCGATCCAAGTAA
- a CDS encoding efflux RND transporter periplasmic adaptor subunit encodes MNNPNPNERISACVQAVEKLARQSLPPDDFLRQFLAFAMEGSQAPAGAIWGLAENGIRLVGEQNIAATEILQNQARTQKNSKLLTEVVNNSQTIAIGPASTKAELRPAALVVVVSPIFKEKQCAAILQLFFPETISDEAQKGMMQFAEHLSGLASLHLSGKMASPVAVNSKTFWESIDRFLLDLHNGLDTNQVATTAANDMRQILTVDRVAIAMKWGRKTKMIAVSGQDKVNRNANLMQKLNRLVRTVYQSRKPFIYNGQLKDLAPQVEKQLADYLEESNARMLAIYPLEYQDREHKSEDKPQNKEKPPVLIGAMVVELLTSHNWDTDRQAAAELVSDHIATAIHNADEHEKIFLLPLWRFIGRGFRALRGKTLVKTLVVSGLILAALLALMFVQYDYRANGEGRLMPIVQRDVFASQDAEVETVFVNGGDPVQSGDLLIQLKNPELQAEFLRVQGELSEKTFLVRAQQSELELASRAGQVEDAIRLQGRIAETEIEVNSLKKETEILKDRIEKLKVYAPIDGVIATFQVEQLLRNRPVRRGEVLMEVMDPKGTWHLELEVKDKRMGHLLRAQSKLETTALPIEYVLATDPETTYTGHLEKISSRTSINQESGNVIQVYADIDERELAELRIGAEVIAKINCGKMTLGYVLFGDAIDFVRVRLWL; translated from the coding sequence ATGAATAATCCAAACCCGAACGAACGAATCTCGGCTTGTGTCCAGGCGGTTGAAAAACTGGCTCGACAAAGCTTGCCTCCTGATGATTTTCTTCGTCAGTTTCTCGCGTTTGCCATGGAAGGTTCGCAGGCACCGGCAGGAGCGATCTGGGGACTGGCCGAAAATGGAATTCGTCTGGTTGGCGAACAAAATATTGCCGCCACGGAAATACTTCAAAATCAGGCCCGTACTCAGAAAAATTCCAAGTTGCTGACCGAGGTCGTCAACAATTCTCAGACGATTGCCATCGGTCCCGCCAGCACAAAAGCCGAGTTGCGACCTGCTGCTTTAGTCGTTGTCGTTTCGCCGATTTTTAAGGAGAAGCAATGCGCAGCGATCCTGCAGCTGTTTTTTCCCGAGACCATTTCCGATGAAGCTCAAAAAGGGATGATGCAGTTTGCAGAGCATTTGTCTGGGTTGGCATCGTTACACCTCTCCGGAAAAATGGCTTCACCAGTAGCAGTCAACTCCAAAACGTTCTGGGAATCGATCGATCGCTTTTTACTCGATCTGCATAACGGGCTCGACACCAATCAGGTTGCGACCACCGCTGCCAATGATATGCGACAGATATTAACCGTCGACCGTGTCGCAATCGCCATGAAGTGGGGCCGAAAAACAAAAATGATTGCGGTGAGCGGGCAGGACAAAGTCAATCGCAATGCAAACCTGATGCAGAAGTTGAATCGACTGGTTCGCACTGTTTATCAGTCCCGCAAACCTTTCATCTACAACGGACAACTCAAAGATCTCGCCCCTCAAGTCGAAAAACAACTGGCGGATTATCTCGAAGAATCCAATGCACGCATGCTGGCCATCTATCCGCTTGAATATCAGGATCGAGAACATAAATCAGAAGATAAACCTCAGAATAAAGAAAAACCGCCAGTCCTGATTGGTGCAATGGTGGTCGAACTGTTGACCTCCCACAACTGGGATACTGACCGTCAAGCTGCAGCTGAATTGGTCTCAGATCATATCGCCACTGCGATTCATAATGCCGATGAACACGAGAAAATCTTTCTGCTCCCCCTCTGGCGATTTATCGGTCGCGGATTCCGAGCGTTGCGGGGAAAGACACTGGTTAAAACATTAGTCGTGAGCGGTTTGATTCTTGCAGCACTCCTCGCGTTGATGTTTGTGCAATACGATTATCGGGCCAATGGCGAAGGTCGATTGATGCCGATCGTTCAGCGGGATGTGTTTGCCAGTCAGGATGCTGAGGTTGAAACCGTTTTCGTGAACGGAGGAGATCCCGTCCAGTCTGGTGACTTATTGATTCAGCTCAAGAATCCAGAACTGCAGGCTGAGTTTCTGCGTGTTCAGGGAGAACTGAGCGAAAAAACCTTCCTGGTTCGAGCGCAGCAATCGGAACTGGAACTGGCCTCGCGAGCCGGTCAGGTGGAAGATGCAATTCGACTGCAGGGACGCATTGCAGAAACCGAAATCGAAGTCAACAGTCTGAAAAAAGAGACAGAGATTCTCAAAGATCGTATCGAAAAACTAAAAGTGTATGCCCCGATCGATGGCGTGATTGCGACCTTTCAGGTCGAACAGTTGCTGAGAAACCGTCCGGTACGCCGCGGCGAAGTGCTGATGGAGGTGATGGATCCCAAGGGAACGTGGCATCTGGAGCTGGAAGTTAAAGATAAACGCATGGGGCACTTGCTGCGGGCACAATCCAAATTGGAAACAACCGCATTGCCGATTGAATACGTCCTGGCGACTGATCCCGAAACGACCTATACCGGCCACCTGGAAAAAATATCTTCTCGAACCTCCATCAATCAGGAATCAGGCAACGTGATTCAAGTCTATGCAGACATCGACGAGCGAGAGTTAGCGGAGTTACGAATCGGAGCCGAGGTGATTGCGAAAATCAATTGTGGAAAAATGACTCTTGGCTATGTGCTCTTCGGTGATGCGATTGATTTTGTGCGAGTTCGATTGTGGCTTTGA
- a CDS encoding zinc-binding dehydrogenase — protein sequence MKSAAVVNYAPEKGSVEIREIEQPNIGPDDVLLEVANVGVCGSDLHQWTADHSWPVNYPVVLGHEFGGRIIELGSNVQGWKEGDRVVSETAAIIDANNPMSRQGLYNLDPTRKGFGYGVNGAMTKYVCVPSRILHNVPDGLPFEHACLTEPCCVAYNAVVRNARIEPGDRVVVLGPGTIGILCAAMARLCGAEVALVGLEADRHRLEIAKQYGCEGIIGDAKPWAMERDGLGCDGVIDAAGASVTLKIAIDIVRPAGWISKVGWGPQPLNFNLDPLVQKNVKLQGSFSHNWPIWERVIALLTSGQLNVQPIIGGVWPTTEWHEAFEKMHSGEVVKSVLKPV from the coding sequence ATGAAATCTGCAGCCGTTGTGAATTATGCTCCTGAAAAGGGTTCGGTGGAAATTCGGGAAATTGAGCAGCCGAATATTGGGCCGGACGATGTCCTGCTCGAAGTCGCCAATGTTGGCGTTTGCGGGAGCGATCTACATCAATGGACGGCCGACCATTCCTGGCCAGTGAATTATCCGGTCGTGCTTGGTCATGAATTCGGCGGACGGATTATTGAACTCGGCTCGAATGTACAAGGCTGGAAAGAAGGTGATCGCGTCGTCAGTGAGACAGCAGCCATCATTGATGCCAATAACCCGATGTCTCGTCAGGGACTTTACAATCTCGATCCCACCCGCAAAGGCTTTGGCTATGGCGTCAACGGAGCGATGACCAAATACGTCTGCGTCCCCTCAAGAATTTTACATAATGTGCCGGATGGTCTCCCCTTCGAACATGCCTGTCTCACAGAACCGTGTTGCGTGGCTTATAATGCAGTCGTGCGAAATGCCCGAATTGAGCCGGGGGATCGTGTTGTCGTACTGGGACCGGGAACGATTGGGATTCTGTGTGCCGCGATGGCCCGGCTGTGCGGAGCAGAAGTCGCTTTAGTGGGACTCGAAGCAGATCGGCATCGTCTGGAGATCGCGAAGCAATATGGCTGCGAAGGAATCATTGGGGATGCAAAACCCTGGGCCATGGAGCGAGATGGACTCGGTTGCGACGGCGTCATCGATGCAGCCGGGGCCAGCGTGACTTTGAAAATCGCTATCGATATCGTTCGGCCGGCAGGCTGGATCAGCAAAGTCGGCTGGGGGCCACAGCCGTTGAATTTTAATCTCGACCCCCTCGTCCAGAAGAACGTGAAACTCCAGGGCAGCTTCAGTCACAACTGGCCCATCTGGGAACGTGTGATTGCATTACTGACGAGCGGTCAGTTGAACGTGCAACCAATCATCGGTGGCGTCTGGCCAACGACCGAATGGCATGAAGCGTTCGAAAAAATGCATTCCGGGGAAGTAGTGAAGTCGGTGTTGAAGCCGGTTTGA